In one window of Bdellovibrio bacteriovorus DNA:
- a CDS encoding histidine phosphatase family protein yields the protein MLKTIHLFRHGQTDWNAIRRIQGHTDIPLNSEGQTQALQLQSYFQENAVDLFVTSDLVRAHETARIANSLLAKPLHVSPAFREVNLGELEGLTLQEAHEKFGVESWEKWTSVDPAHSEFCFPKAESAKKSIERFTAALKDLCLKHEFKSAGLCTHGLVMRRFLHSLRPELQELLPIPNCVVYKIEWDSEKELFHFNS from the coding sequence ATGCTAAAGACCATCCATCTTTTTCGCCACGGACAGACGGACTGGAATGCCATTCGTCGCATTCAAGGACACACAGATATTCCTTTAAACTCAGAGGGCCAAACCCAAGCTCTTCAACTGCAATCGTATTTTCAAGAAAATGCGGTCGATTTGTTCGTCACGAGCGATCTTGTGCGTGCGCACGAAACAGCTCGTATTGCGAACTCTCTTTTAGCAAAGCCTCTGCATGTTTCACCGGCCTTTCGCGAAGTGAATTTAGGAGAACTGGAAGGACTGACTTTGCAAGAAGCTCACGAAAAGTTTGGCGTGGAGTCTTGGGAAAAGTGGACATCCGTAGATCCGGCTCATTCTGAATTCTGTTTTCCAAAAGCCGAAAGCGCTAAAAAGTCCATCGAGCGTTTTACAGCAGCTTTAAAAGATTTGTGCCTGAAGCACGAGTTCAAAAGTGCAGGACTTTGCACTCACGGTCTTGTCATGCGTCGCTTTCTGCACAGCCTTCGCCCCGAACTTCAAGAGCTTTTACCCATTCCCAATTGTGTGGTTTACAAAATAGAATGGGATTCTGAAAAAGAGCTTTTTCATTTTAACTCGTAA